From the Hevea brasiliensis isolate MT/VB/25A 57/8 chromosome 13, ASM3005281v1, whole genome shotgun sequence genome, the window attaatatttttacaaaattttattttttttaaattctaaaattaacATATTATAATGTTATAATAGTATTATATTATTCAACAGGCTGATTGATGAATAATTGTTTCAACCTTCTATcagattttaaaaaattattgaaaaatcaTTGAGCTCTATATATTtagaaaaatattaatttgaatttttttaacaaCTAAAGCTTCATAAAATTCTGGTCTACAACTCCTCGCAAGTCACAGCCATTTTTGCTTTTACGACCGGCCAAGAATGAGTAATGTAATGAAACGACCAGGCGGACCTGGCCTAATCCAAGGCCATTAAAATCTGCGGTTTTAAATGGTCCCCAAAAAAGTAAACTGCAAGTTGCAAAGGCAACATGACAAAAACACTAAGGAAACAACGATGCCGTATTGCTCTTCCAAAAATATTCAGTACCCCAAAACAAGAAGGTTTTAACTACCGATGTGTTAAGTTCTAACCGGATGCCTTTCCTAATCCAACTTTGTTTTGCTATAatttctttgattaattttataaAGTAGAACGGAAAGTTACCTCAAACTGCAAAATCCAGTTGCGTGCTCCAACACCGAATCCTCTGTGCAGATGATAAGCGGGCAAACTTCCATCCAAGCAAACTACGAATATTCACCGCCCAAACAACAATGAACCGCATATGAAAAAGCCACCACCACAAACAAAAACGTAGAAACAAATAAACAATCATTGCccgataaataataataaataatatattgctTTATTATTGAACAACAGCATTTTcaaagaaaaagataaaaaagGCTTACAGGCTCCGATAGCCGGAGCATTGCGAACCACAGTCATGTTCACCAGAAGCCGCTGCGCCGTGCAAATGCACAACGACCGACAGTTTAGCAAAATCAGCAATACCGCTACTGCTATAATATTCATCTTCGCAGCTATATTGCTCTCATTTGAAAAGTCGGAGACGAAGAAATAGAATACAATGAATGAATATGGAAGAGAAATTGCCCAAGCAGATCGATTAAGATCCCCATACCATATTTACACGGAGTTGAAAATAACAACACGGCTAAGCGCGCTGAGAAATCAACGTCGATTGGAAAGGATGTTTATGGAAACCGCCAGAGTATGCAACTATCCGTGATGTGTCATTGAATGCATTTTAGCCATAATCAAAACCATATATCAGCAGAAGTCTCCTTCAGCTGGAAGGATAACCCAAAGCAGGAAAAATAAAACTAACCTTTCAAAAAGGAAGCAGAGTTAAACAAGTAGCTAATTTCAGTCAAATCTGGAAACGGAATCAAATGGCAACGGAGACAGATTAAAGCGAGAGAGCAAGTATATATATAGTAAATAAAAGTGACTAAAAAGAATTTAAATAGAGACGAACTTAGGAACGTGAAGACGACGGTcgtattgataaaaaaataaaaagctcCAAACCAAGGACCCATTATTGAGAAATTATTAAgtgtatttaatatatatatatattattttttaaaataatgtgtgtttcattatttatattataaaaaaatttactttTTATAAGGAAATAAATGTTAATTTTTAGTGTTATCGTTGCATTTAATAATTAACTCTAGGTTAGgacgagaaaaaaaaaaaaagagaaaagaacgaAATTGGTTTCAGGGACCCACCGGGCTAATAAAGAAGACGACGATGACGTCAGATATGGACCAGTGTTTGGTGGGCTGATTAGAGAAGAAGCGTGATGTTTGGTTAAGATTTTTAACCAGTTGTTGGGGGAGAGTATGCTTAAGGCAGGTCTTTCCTGTTGAAATACCTAGCCAACTAATAAACTTGTGCGTGACTGACGGGGCTTTCTAAAGTCTTCACATTGCCGCAGTCTTTGAGTTACTTATTCAAGCTTTTTAAACTTTAGTGTAAGATTAATTATTTGAGAATCAACGTATTGTAGGTGTTGGTTATAGGGAAGCCATTAATATGGAAAAAAGGTATTAATAGTTAAGATATCAAAACATTAGACCCACTTTCCCAATCAAAATAACAAACTCATCATTTTAGCTGCTACCCATTCATTTGGTTGGTTGAAAAAAAATAAAGGTCATTTAATTTAGTTCTAAGTTTCCTATGGAACTAATCGTTGTCTGTCCAATAAAATTTCTCGACGAATAAGAACGTGTGAGAAATTTTGGTAGCAAAATTTATTGAAACTCAACTTTGTGAAAGTAGACCCAGCACAGTTCAGATCAAAATTAAATACCTAATTAGCTAAATGGGCAATGGGTACCCACAGAAACCCAAACCCACTTATGTAGTTTGATGTGGGAATTTACATTGAATAGCATATCGAGAATTGCGAGATCAAAAGCTGTCCAAGAATATTACCTACGTATTAAATGCACATGTAACTAGCACACGTATTTGGTTTTATTTTCCCCTGAAAGTCTTTTTTGGTTTTGTCAATGAACCCGTGAAAGCCATAAACACCAAAATCGAATTTGAAATATTTATCATGTGATTTAGATGAATTAGACTTACAGATCTAATGTATTGACTAAACTCGAGTTAAAcattgaatttatttatatatttttaataatttaattcatataaatataaaatCTCCTTCAACGAACAGAATATTATTAGATTTAATGAAAATTCATATAtatttagaaaataaataaatatatataattttatttaatttaataattaaaaatatattacctACTTTGTGGATGTagttttagatttgaatctcttaTTTACTcatctgtaaaaaaaaaaaaaaaaaaaaaatttttgagggCAACCAAAGCAGGCAGACCCCATGAGTATGAGCATGGCACGTTGTCGACAATGATGAGAACTTAAAAGGAAAAAGAGAAGGCAAGTTGGGAATCTACAGCCATTTTTCTATGCCCCAATCATTGGGTGGAGGCCGGTTACGAGCTACAACGACAGCCAACATATGGGTCAGATCTGAACTTCCAAACCTCACCAGTACCATTTTTTCGCACATTAGCACGCCTCTACCTAATTGCATGCGACCAATTAGTATTAAATACAGTAGACAGCAAATGAAGTTAATAAAAGCCCTGATCTAGTTATAGGCCCATTCATTACCCTCTGAACCAAATAGCCCAATTTTCACAGAATCTGGGCCCTGCGGTTCTATTGGCTTTGCGTCTAACAAAACTAGCCGATGGCAGGGATATCCAATTTTCGCAAAAGTTACCCATCAATGGCGGGATATCCAATTAAGGGAATTATTAACATCCCTACAAGGTGCCCATGTGGAAGATATATGGCAGAAATGATATCAGTGAATCAAAATCTAAAACACAAGGTTTAGTTGTTAAATGCTGTTGGGTTGTTATAGATCACCAGTCATGCAGTTTGGTGGCAGATTAATCAAAAGCAGATATTATTACAATCTACAGGGACACATGATTCCAGGATAATGACCATATAACTATGCAACACGTCTTTGTACATTAAAGTTAAGCAAATAAGTGGCAGGATTTCAATTATATAATAGAGTTTCCATGTGCAGCCTGAGCTGCTAagcttgctttttttttttcacagaaCAAAGGAGCCCCTTATTTCCCACCTAACCTCACCATCCAATTTGGTGTATCAAGCTTTCTTTATGTGCCTTGGAGTTGTTACATTGTTATTGTTCGCTTTGATTGTTTACAGTGCCTACTCTCTGCTAAAGTTTCTCTCtttccctttttctctttttctaatttccttcaatttcatactctctCAAAAGAACTTTACTTGTGAACttctaaaatttaattacaatggtGTATCCAATATAAACTCAAttttacaaaataataaatttaataattattaagttaaatatttatattaaaatatatgtaaaattaattacAGTGTATGAATCTATATATAAAGAGTATgtgaatttatatataaatatttaattaaatagtttttaaaaattttaacaatgtTTAAAAAATGTaatcattaaatttaattaatttaaactaaatcaaaattgaaactaaattaaaattaaaatcgaaACGCATAGAGACCCTACAGCTCCAAATTTCGATAGAAATACCGGGTTTCGGCCCGGAAACCCAGCCCACCATGCTACATATCCTCGATGCGGTCTCAAACAGAAAACTGCAAAATTTTGGGGTCAATATAAATCAAAGTAAAATAGTTGGGGCCCAATAAAAATTAGCATAATGTCATTTCTTTTTGTTACTCAGCTCCAAGAAAGAGAGACCTCGTTCGTTGATTCGAGTGAGCCTTTCAAGCGCTTCAAAGTCCAAGGTTAGTCCTCTCAAAACGCTCCCGAATTTCCCAACTCCAAGTCCTTTTTGGTTTCAGATCTCTAATTATAGAACTTGCAAATGTTTTTGTATTTCAATTGCGTGCAAATCTGAATATTTGTGTTGATTTTAGTTGCCTGTTTGTTTGTGAGCTCGAGATGTTAGTGCTTTGGGACTAACAGATGGGAAGAATGCAGATTGAGAAATTTGGAGTGGTAACCTGTTGTTTTGTTGCTGACAAAAACAAGGGAAAGCAGAGAAAAGTCAAAAGTTTAATTCTTTTTTGCTGGTTGTTGGTTTCATTTTCAAATGGAAAGTGAGATATTGAACTAAAATAGGGCTTGATCGTGTATTTAGTGAGGTAAGGTGGAGGTTATTTCTTTTGTAGAAGAGGAAATAAATCAGGATTCTGAAAATTTtccataatatttttttatattatattggacTCAACTGAATGTAAATTTGTCTGCTTGATTTGACTTTGATAAAAATTCAGTTTCTTATTGTCCGAGTTGTTTCTGTTGAGAAAACTATAGCAATAGAAAGCGAAGAAcattcaaattttttattttctagggttttgatgcTAGTCCTGTTGAccttttgttttcatttttgttGGGAACCAATGGAATCTGACGCAGTCATTTTTCTGCAGTTGCAtgtttgaatttttaaaaaatgggattatgttctttaattttgtgattttCAGAGAGCATCGTAACGGGAAACCAAAACGTCCTAAAAGTTTCAGTCTTTGTATTTACATTATTAACAGGATCAGCTTGATGTTTccctttattgcatttcattgttCTCCTACGTTTCTTTTCACGCCACTGACCACTATTTTGCAGGTTCACATGAATTAATCTGGTCAAGCATTCATCAAAGATAAAATGCAATTTTGGTTGCTAAATTGGTGATACAGTTGTTTACAGAAGACAGGCTTGAATTAACATAATTGTGCTCTTCATCATGGAGTCCTTGTGGAAGCTGTTGTATTTACTGGAGCCTGCACCCATTACGCTAATAATGACAGCTGTGGCTGTGACATTTGGGTCTGCATTTAGAGCTCTAAATCATGGGAAAGAAATGGAGCGGAATCGTGACTTATCAGAAGCTTCTATTACATTGGACAAGTCCCAGGCACTAATGATCCCAATAATGAGCTCTTGCAGTTTGCTTTTAATGTTTTACCTGTTTTCATCTGTCTCTCAACTTCTCACTGCATTCACAGCCATTGCCTCTGTTTCATCCCTATTCTTCTGCCTCTCTCCTTGTGTTGCCTATGTAAAGTCGCATTATGGCTTGGCAGATCCATTTGTGTCACGTTGTTGTTCAAAGTCATTTACACGAATCCAAGGCTTATCGTTGTTGGCTTGCTCCATTACAGTTGCAGCGTGGCTTGTTTCTGGGCATTGGATATTGAACAACTTGTTGGGTATTTCTATTTGTATCGCATTTGTGAGTCATGTGCGCCTTCCAAACATCAAAATATGCGCAATGCTACTTGCATGCTTGTTTGTATATGACATATTCTGGGTGTTCTTCTCAGAGAGATTTTTTGGTGCCAATGTCATGGTATCAGTGGCA encodes:
- the LOC110646487 gene encoding signal peptide peptidase-like 1, whose amino-acid sequence is MESLWKLLYLLEPAPITLIMTAVAVTFGSAFRALNHGKEMERNRDLSEASITLDKSQALMIPIMSSCSLLLMFYLFSSVSQLLTAFTAIASVSSLFFCLSPCVAYVKSHYGLADPFVSRCCSKSFTRIQGLSLLACSITVAAWLVSGHWILNNLLGISICIAFVSHVRLPNIKICAMLLACLFVYDIFWVFFSERFFGANVMVSVATQQASNPVHTVANSLSLPGLQLITKKLELPVKIVFPRNLLGGAVPGGNTADFMMLGLGDMAIPAMLLALILCFDHRKSRDPVSLLDIHSSKGHKYIWYALSGYAIGLVTALAAGVLTRSPQPALLYLVPSTLGPIIVISWIRRELAELWEGSMSNLNDKARQIEV